Proteins co-encoded in one Gleimia hominis genomic window:
- a CDS encoding Bax inhibitor-1/YccA family protein yields MANPVMNSLEKTFTSRTPAGYPTMPGYEPGGSGQQNQTSGQGRFGRRAQAEPSAGYSEEDFEQVQSAYYAPSADAVDRGVMTYDDVIVKTGSMLAIVVAAAAVTWLVAAANLGAGMAMLAVGAIAGFVLAMVNIFKQKISPILICLYAAAEGMSLGGVSFVFETTYPGIVVQAVLASFVVTAVTLVLFKSGRVRNSAKLSRIALIGLLSLIGYRVLSLILTATNVISEPISNQTVFGIPIGVFVGVVAVVLGAICLIGDFDVAQRGVEAGAPKVYAWRVAFGIMVTLVWLYLEILRLLSYLRDN; encoded by the coding sequence ATGGCAAACCCGGTAATGAACTCGCTCGAAAAAACGTTTACGTCCCGCACTCCGGCGGGGTATCCGACGATGCCAGGATACGAACCTGGAGGTTCGGGCCAGCAGAATCAGACGTCGGGTCAGGGGCGATTTGGGCGGCGAGCCCAGGCGGAACCGTCGGCGGGATACTCGGAGGAAGATTTCGAGCAGGTCCAGAGCGCGTACTACGCTCCATCTGCGGATGCGGTGGATCGCGGGGTCATGACGTATGACGACGTGATCGTAAAAACTGGTTCTATGCTTGCGATAGTGGTTGCTGCTGCGGCGGTCACGTGGCTGGTTGCAGCTGCGAACCTGGGCGCAGGTATGGCCATGTTGGCGGTGGGTGCGATCGCAGGTTTTGTGCTTGCGATGGTGAACATTTTTAAGCAGAAGATCTCCCCGATTCTCATCTGCCTCTATGCCGCGGCAGAAGGGATGAGTTTGGGTGGGGTTTCATTTGTTTTTGAAACCACTTACCCCGGGATTGTGGTGCAAGCAGTACTGGCTTCATTTGTGGTTACCGCGGTGACGCTGGTTCTGTTTAAGTCTGGGCGCGTGCGCAATAGTGCCAAGCTCAGCCGGATTGCCCTCATCGGTCTGCTCAGTTTAATTGGCTACCGTGTGCTCTCGCTGATCTTGACGGCCACGAACGTTATTTCGGAACCGATCTCGAATCAAACCGTGTTTGGCATCCCAATTGGGGTGTTCGTAGGGGTGGTCGCAGTCGTGCTTGGGGCGATTTGCCTGATTGGTGATTTCGACGTGGCCCAGCGCGGCGTTGAGGCGGGGGCTCCGAAAGTGTATGCATGGCGGGTTGCGTTCGGCATTATGGTGACCCTCGTGTGGTTGTACTTAGAGATCTTGCGGCTGCTTTCGTACCTGCGCGATAACTAG
- a CDS encoding AI-2E family transporter codes for MQEPQSKPTLAEFLQPFKKKYADLRERRQEPRVVQRVVYEGELAEPEETVPRSLRMSAEWAWRFLVVIAAVAVGGYLLSYLTQIVIPVLLALLFAVLLDPVNRFLQHYLHFPRTLSAAVSLLLGIGFVGGLISVASTQIILQVGTLAQRAQQGVREILDWLAQSNLGLNADIIHSYVAQATDEITQWVQANTSQLASGALSVTASIGTVLSGLLIALFCLFFFLKEGRRIWLWFVRILPEGARVPVHESAIRGWITLGSYARTQILVAAIDAVGIGLGAYFLNVPLVIPLAVLVFVGAFIPIVGAISTGAIAVMVALVDQGLQTAVIMFVVILLVQQIEGNFLHPLLMSNAVSLHPIAVLLAVAAGGFMFGIPGALFAVPILAFVNTSVLYLHGYDKFPEVATQEDRPGGKPGELDDLVRGTYDPKMMKVDPETEEADAKPVNPQAYEEATKEE; via the coding sequence GTGCAAGAACCACAGTCCAAACCGACTCTTGCGGAGTTTCTTCAGCCCTTCAAAAAAAAGTATGCGGACCTGCGTGAGCGCAGACAAGAACCGCGGGTTGTGCAGCGAGTTGTTTACGAGGGTGAACTCGCGGAACCGGAAGAGACAGTACCGCGGTCACTGCGGATGAGCGCCGAGTGGGCGTGGCGTTTCCTAGTGGTTATCGCGGCGGTCGCTGTCGGTGGGTACCTGCTGTCGTACCTCACGCAGATCGTTATTCCCGTTCTGTTGGCATTACTGTTCGCGGTGCTTTTGGACCCGGTGAACCGGTTCTTACAGCACTACCTGCATTTCCCCCGAACCCTGTCGGCAGCCGTAAGTTTGCTGCTTGGTATCGGGTTCGTAGGCGGGTTGATTTCGGTTGCATCCACGCAGATTATTCTGCAGGTGGGTACGCTCGCCCAGCGCGCACAGCAGGGCGTGCGGGAGATCCTGGATTGGCTGGCGCAAAGCAATCTGGGGCTTAATGCAGACATTATTCACAGTTATGTTGCGCAGGCCACTGACGAGATTACGCAGTGGGTACAGGCGAACACATCTCAACTCGCATCCGGTGCCCTGTCGGTAACGGCGTCGATTGGGACCGTTCTGTCGGGGTTGTTGATCGCCCTGTTCTGCCTGTTCTTCTTCCTCAAAGAAGGCCGTCGGATTTGGTTGTGGTTCGTCCGCATTCTTCCTGAGGGGGCGCGCGTGCCCGTACACGAATCCGCGATCCGAGGGTGGATAACGCTGGGCTCTTACGCGCGCACGCAGATTCTGGTGGCAGCAATCGACGCGGTCGGTATCGGGTTGGGCGCCTACTTCTTGAACGTACCGCTGGTGATTCCCCTGGCTGTGCTCGTGTTCGTCGGTGCGTTCATCCCGATTGTGGGTGCGATTTCTACGGGGGCGATCGCGGTGATGGTTGCTCTTGTGGACCAGGGGTTGCAAACCGCTGTGATCATGTTCGTGGTGATTTTGCTGGTCCAGCAGATTGAGGGGAACTTCCTCCATCCTCTGCTGATGTCAAACGCGGTGTCTTTGCACCCGATTGCGGTTTTGCTGGCGGTGGCTGCCGGTGGCTTCATGTTCGGTATTCCCGGGGCGTTGTTCGCAGTGCCGATCTTGGCGTTTGTCAACACGTCCGTGCTGTACCTGCATGGTTACGACAAGTTCCCGGAGGTCGCTACCCAAGAGGACCGGCCCGGGGGTAAGCCCGGTGAGCTCGACGACCTGGTACGGGGGACATACGATCCGAAGATGATGAAGGTGGATCCGGAAACGGAAGAAGCGGATGCGAAACCTGTGAACCCGCAGGCCTATGAGGAAGCAACGAAAGAAGAATAG
- the msrA gene encoding peptide-methionine (S)-S-oxide reductase MsrA: protein MATREGSIPGTDRPVNAAPGNHPVLGTPIDGPWADPHEILYVGMGCFWGVERIFWNVDGVIATAAGYMGGTTKNPTYREVCTGATGHAEVVRVVYDPTQVSAAQLMKVFWENHDPTQADRQGNDIGGQYRSCVFCTTDGQLQAAQKTRDAFQKVLADAGHGQITTEITTATEAGPFYLAEGSHQAYLHHVPGGYCNHGPNGMTCPIGII from the coding sequence ATGGCCACACGCGAGGGATCAATTCCGGGGACTGACCGGCCGGTGAACGCCGCGCCCGGTAACCACCCCGTGCTGGGTACCCCTATCGACGGTCCGTGGGCGGATCCGCACGAAATCCTGTACGTCGGGATGGGGTGTTTTTGGGGTGTGGAACGCATCTTTTGGAACGTCGACGGGGTGATTGCCACCGCTGCGGGCTACATGGGTGGAACCACGAAGAATCCAACTTACCGAGAGGTTTGCACGGGCGCTACGGGCCATGCGGAAGTTGTGCGCGTGGTGTACGACCCGACCCAGGTCAGTGCCGCCCAGTTGATGAAGGTGTTTTGGGAAAACCACGACCCCACGCAAGCAGATCGGCAGGGAAACGACATTGGCGGTCAGTATCGCTCATGCGTGTTCTGCACAACTGACGGGCAGCTACAGGCCGCGCAGAAGACCCGCGACGCATTCCAGAAAGTTCTGGCGGACGCGGGCCACGGGCAAATCACAACCGAAATTACGACAGCTACTGAAGCGGGCCCGTTCTACCTTGCAGAGGGCTCACATCAGGCATATTTGCATCACGTACCCGGTGGGTACTGTAACCACGGACCAAATGGAATGACGTGCCCAATCGGCATCATTTAA
- a CDS encoding DNA recombination protein RmuC has product METATWIIALICLLIGSAVGYALGRSRPHTDTTPTPPVDLGPLHDSIRTLGQHVQHMEVTQGQSMGTFGEQLRQTQNLNRMILEATSGLDSALRQSPKRGTWGEVSLRRVLEASGLTRHIDFEQQVSAGGKRPDVVVQLPAKSSLVIDAKVPLDAYLKAREDDEQSGTYMREHVRAVRRHVQELARRTYPQLVEGSVDSTIMFLPSEALVAASFDEDPTLFEQALSAGVIIAGPASLMILLRSVGSLWARQEVNDDAQALLELGNTLVDRLNVVTNHLVSLGDSIRAVTKHYNATIGSLEGRLLVTARSIRAVSDRVADTPPNVDEPLRQPKPQTDN; this is encoded by the coding sequence ATGGAAACTGCAACGTGGATAATCGCCCTAATATGCCTGCTAATCGGCAGTGCAGTCGGCTACGCGCTCGGACGCTCCCGCCCCCACACCGACACCACCCCAACCCCACCCGTTGACCTGGGCCCGCTTCACGACTCCATTCGCACCCTTGGCCAACACGTGCAACACATGGAAGTCACGCAAGGACAGAGCATGGGCACATTTGGGGAACAACTGCGTCAAACCCAGAACCTCAACCGGATGATCCTAGAGGCAACCAGCGGGCTGGACTCCGCATTGCGACAATCCCCCAAACGGGGCACGTGGGGTGAAGTTAGTTTGCGGCGCGTGCTGGAAGCTTCCGGTTTAACCCGCCACATAGATTTCGAACAGCAGGTCTCTGCAGGTGGGAAACGCCCCGACGTGGTGGTGCAACTCCCCGCAAAATCAAGCTTGGTAATCGACGCGAAAGTCCCCCTAGACGCCTACCTGAAAGCCCGTGAAGACGACGAGCAATCCGGCACCTACATGCGCGAACACGTGCGGGCAGTGCGCCGGCACGTGCAAGAACTCGCGCGCCGCACCTACCCGCAACTAGTGGAAGGCAGCGTGGATTCCACCATCATGTTCCTGCCCTCCGAAGCGCTTGTCGCCGCCTCTTTCGACGAAGACCCCACGCTGTTTGAACAAGCACTGAGCGCCGGCGTGATTATCGCCGGGCCCGCTTCCCTCATGATTTTGCTGCGTTCAGTAGGTAGCCTATGGGCCCGACAAGAAGTTAACGACGACGCGCAGGCTCTACTCGAGCTCGGCAACACACTCGTTGACCGTTTAAATGTGGTGACGAACCACCTGGTGAGCCTAGGCGACAGTATCCGCGCCGTCACCAAACACTACAACGCAACCATCGGGTCGCTTGAAGGTCGCCTACTGGTCACCGCCCGCAGCATCCGAGCAGTCTCAGACCGGGTTGCGGATACTCCCCCGAATGTGGACGAGCCGTTGCGCCAACCGAAACCGCAAACCGACAACTAA
- the ychF gene encoding redox-regulated ATPase YchF, with protein MALTIGIAGLPNVGKSTLFNALTRATVLAANYPFATIEPNVGVVPLPDARLSRLAEIFDSERILPATVSFVDIAGIVKGASEGEGMGNQFLANIREAQAICMVTRAFQDADVTHVDGKIDPKSDIETIETELILADMQTLERQIPRLEKEVRGHKTDAAVLSTAQKALQILEDGQLISRALPGSDLDPEVVATFQLMTAKPFIYVFNMDAAGMDDEAAQAQLRDLVAPAEAVFLDAEFEAELVELDEDEAREMLLESGQEESGLDKLARVGFDTLGLQTYLTAGPKEARAWTIHKGWTAPQAAGVIHTDFERGFIKAEVVSFEDLDELGSTAQARAAGKIRLEGKDYVMQDGDVVEFKFNV; from the coding sequence GTGGCTTTAACGATTGGTATTGCAGGATTGCCTAACGTAGGCAAGTCGACGTTGTTCAATGCGCTCACCCGCGCAACCGTGTTGGCGGCGAACTACCCGTTCGCAACGATTGAACCGAACGTGGGGGTAGTGCCTTTGCCTGACGCGCGGCTCAGCCGGCTAGCGGAGATTTTTGATTCCGAACGGATCCTGCCAGCCACCGTGTCTTTCGTGGACATTGCGGGGATTGTGAAGGGCGCTTCCGAAGGTGAGGGGATGGGCAACCAGTTCCTTGCTAATATTCGTGAGGCACAGGCAATCTGCATGGTGACTCGTGCGTTCCAGGATGCTGACGTGACCCACGTGGACGGCAAGATTGATCCGAAGTCTGATATTGAGACGATTGAGACGGAACTGATTTTGGCGGATATGCAGACGTTGGAGCGGCAGATTCCGCGTCTTGAAAAAGAAGTGCGGGGCCACAAGACGGATGCGGCGGTGCTGTCGACGGCGCAGAAAGCCTTGCAGATCCTTGAGGATGGACAGTTAATTTCGCGGGCGCTACCGGGTTCGGATTTGGATCCGGAGGTTGTGGCCACGTTCCAGTTGATGACCGCGAAACCGTTCATTTACGTGTTCAACATGGATGCGGCCGGCATGGACGATGAGGCTGCGCAGGCGCAGTTGCGCGACCTAGTGGCCCCGGCAGAAGCAGTTTTCTTGGATGCTGAGTTCGAAGCGGAACTGGTGGAGCTCGACGAGGATGAGGCGCGGGAGATGCTACTCGAATCCGGGCAGGAAGAGTCTGGGCTAGACAAGTTGGCGCGCGTTGGGTTCGACACGCTGGGTTTGCAAACCTACTTGACTGCTGGGCCCAAAGAAGCACGGGCGTGGACGATTCACAAGGGGTGGACAGCACCTCAGGCAGCTGGTGTGATTCACACAGATTTTGAACGCGGCTTCATTAAAGCGGAAGTGGTTTCGTTTGAGGATCTGGATGAGCTCGGTTCGACCGCGCAGGCGCGTGCGGCTGGGAAGATCCGGCTCGAAGGTAAAGACTACGTGATGCAAGATGGGGACGTGGTCGAGTTCAAGTTCAACGTCTGA
- a CDS encoding exodeoxyribonuclease VII small subunit has translation MTDNNQAPEVEQLSYEAARDELVSIVRKLEGGQAPLEQTLALWERGEALARHCESILDSAQTRMEAATKADTPQPTTEPEPAQQ, from the coding sequence ATGACTGACAACAACCAAGCACCCGAAGTGGAGCAGCTATCGTACGAAGCTGCGCGCGACGAACTAGTAAGCATTGTTCGCAAACTAGAAGGGGGACAAGCCCCCCTCGAACAGACCCTGGCGCTGTGGGAACGCGGGGAAGCACTAGCGCGCCACTGCGAATCCATCCTCGACAGTGCACAAACCCGCATGGAAGCGGCAACAAAAGCGGACACCCCGCAACCAACCACAGAGCCCGAGCCCGCACAACAGTAG
- a CDS encoding isoprenyl transferase gives MKNHLLYRIYERRLVKQLASDSIPKHIGIILDGNRRWAKQAGNAATYGHRKGADKVTEVLQWAEETGVKIVTLWMLSTDNLERDHKELEPLLAIISDTLANLAADGRWHLRVVGDMSLLPESVAQSLCETVESNQIEGQDNRMTVNVAIGYGGRHEITDAVRSLLRDQSAKGMTIDQVADVLTVDDIADHLYTRGLPDPDLVIRTSGEQRLSGFLLWQSVHSEYYFCEVYWPDFRRVDFLRALRDYAQRERRMGK, from the coding sequence GTGAAGAATCATCTGCTGTACCGCATTTACGAACGCCGGCTGGTGAAGCAACTGGCGAGTGATAGCATCCCCAAACACATCGGCATCATTTTGGATGGGAACCGGCGTTGGGCAAAACAGGCAGGTAACGCGGCTACTTACGGGCACCGCAAAGGGGCGGATAAAGTAACGGAAGTGCTTCAGTGGGCAGAAGAAACCGGGGTGAAAATAGTTACCCTGTGGATGCTTTCGACGGACAATCTGGAACGGGACCATAAAGAGCTGGAACCGTTGCTCGCGATTATTTCGGACACGCTCGCGAACTTAGCTGCGGATGGGCGGTGGCATTTACGCGTGGTAGGGGACATGTCTTTGCTGCCCGAATCGGTGGCGCAGTCCCTGTGCGAAACGGTGGAATCGAATCAGATTGAAGGTCAGGATAACCGGATGACGGTGAATGTAGCTATTGGTTACGGTGGCCGGCACGAGATCACGGACGCAGTCCGGTCGTTACTGCGTGATCAGTCTGCAAAGGGAATGACGATCGACCAGGTGGCGGATGTGCTCACGGTTGACGACATTGCGGACCACCTGTACACGCGGGGCCTACCGGATCCGGACCTGGTGATCCGCACGTCGGGGGAGCAGCGTTTGTCGGGGTTCCTGCTGTGGCAGTCCGTCCATTCGGAATACTATTTCTGCGAGGTGTACTGGCCAGATTTTCGTCGCGTTGATTTCTTGAGGGCCCTGCGCGATTACGCGCAGCGGGAACGACGCATGGGTAAGTAG
- the trhA gene encoding PAQR family membrane homeostasis protein TrhA yields MTTYRHPWRPHFTAARARVTAKPLLRGWIHLVATPLAFAAALVLLILAPTTPTRWASVVYLASTLLLFGVSALYHRLYWGPKAQQLLRRFDHSNIFLLIAGTYTPICVALLEAGAATRVLSIVWIGAALGIGTAVFWPSAPRWFVTPIYVVLGWVALWYLPALWHTGGAAIVWLLIAGGLSYTVGALVYGFKWPNPSPRAFGFHEIFHAFTVAGWVCHCVAAYLAVLTAV; encoded by the coding sequence ATGACAACCTACCGCCACCCGTGGCGACCGCACTTCACAGCGGCGCGCGCTCGTGTAACGGCAAAACCTTTACTGCGCGGCTGGATCCACCTAGTTGCCACCCCACTGGCGTTCGCAGCGGCGCTCGTCCTGCTGATCCTCGCGCCCACCACTCCCACGCGGTGGGCTTCCGTTGTTTACCTGGCCTCCACCCTCCTGCTGTTCGGCGTGTCCGCTCTTTACCACCGTTTGTACTGGGGGCCGAAAGCGCAGCAGCTGCTGCGGCGTTTTGACCACTCCAACATTTTCTTACTCATTGCTGGCACTTACACCCCCATCTGTGTTGCGCTACTAGAAGCCGGAGCGGCTACACGCGTGCTGAGCATCGTGTGGATCGGCGCTGCTTTAGGCATCGGCACCGCCGTGTTTTGGCCGAGCGCGCCACGCTGGTTCGTCACCCCCATTTACGTGGTGCTCGGCTGGGTTGCATTGTGGTACCTACCCGCCTTGTGGCACACCGGAGGCGCCGCAATCGTTTGGCTTCTTATTGCCGGAGGGCTTTCCTACACCGTGGGGGCGCTCGTGTACGGGTTCAAGTGGCCCAATCCCTCGCCTCGCGCGTTCGGTTTTCACGAGATTTTTCACGCATTCACGGTCGCCGGCTGGGTGTGCCACTGTGTTGCTGCTTACCTGGCGGTACTCACCGCTGTTTAA
- a CDS encoding 4-hydroxy-3-methylbut-2-enyl diphosphate reductase, protein MSETTGKKILLASPRGYCAGVDRAVDAVEKALDLYGPPIYVRKEIVHNRYVVETLSERGAVFVDKTDEVPEGARVVFSAHGVSPAVRSEATARNLSTIDATCPLVSKVHKEAIRFAKNDYDIILVGHQGHEEVEGTQGEAPERIQVVGTPQEVDQVQVRDPDRVVWLSQTTLSVDETKETVARLRQRFPNLIDPPSDDICYATQNRQEVVKRIAPNVDVMIVVGSANSSNSVRLVEVALDAGAPAAHRIDKASELDADWLADARCVGVTSGASVPEILVRDVIKKLQGLGYPQVEEVKTRTETITFQLPRNLRTKLQTAGKTGAGAKRVPGPDHTC, encoded by the coding sequence GTGAGTGAAACGACTGGGAAGAAAATTCTGCTGGCCTCTCCGCGTGGCTACTGTGCGGGCGTGGACCGAGCGGTGGATGCGGTAGAGAAAGCATTGGATCTTTACGGCCCACCGATTTACGTGCGTAAAGAGATCGTTCACAACCGCTATGTGGTCGAGACCCTCAGTGAACGGGGCGCGGTTTTTGTAGACAAGACTGATGAAGTGCCTGAGGGCGCGCGCGTGGTGTTCTCAGCCCACGGGGTGTCTCCCGCGGTGCGCAGCGAAGCCACGGCCAGGAACCTGAGTACGATCGATGCCACGTGTCCTCTCGTGTCTAAAGTGCACAAGGAAGCTATTCGCTTCGCGAAGAATGATTACGACATCATTTTGGTCGGCCACCAGGGGCACGAAGAGGTGGAAGGCACGCAGGGAGAAGCACCTGAACGCATACAGGTGGTTGGTACCCCTCAGGAAGTAGATCAGGTGCAGGTGCGGGACCCTGATCGGGTGGTGTGGCTGTCGCAAACTACGCTGAGTGTGGACGAAACGAAAGAAACGGTGGCGCGGTTGCGCCAGCGGTTCCCGAACCTGATTGACCCGCCCAGTGACGATATTTGTTACGCCACGCAGAACCGGCAGGAAGTGGTTAAGAGAATCGCCCCGAACGTGGATGTGATGATCGTGGTGGGGTCTGCGAACTCGTCTAACTCGGTGCGGCTCGTGGAGGTGGCGCTCGACGCGGGTGCCCCTGCGGCCCATCGGATTGATAAGGCCAGCGAGTTAGATGCGGATTGGCTTGCCGACGCCCGCTGCGTGGGGGTGACGTCCGGGGCTTCTGTCCCTGAGATCCTGGTGCGCGACGTAATCAAGAAACTACAGGGCTTAGGCTACCCGCAGGTGGAAGAGGTAAAGACCCGTACGGAAACCATTACGTTCCAGTTACCGCGCAACCTCCGGACAAAACTGCAAACTGCAGGGAAAACCGGGGCTGGGGCGAAACGCGTGCCGGGCCCCGACCACACCTGCTAA
- the greA gene encoding transcription elongation factor GreA, which produces MADKTWLTQDAYEHLKEELEYRSTTLRNEITKKIDNARQEGDLKENGGYHAARDEQSMNETRIQQLDTLLREAEVGETPADDGVVEPGMMVTAEIAGQKNEFLLATRMAGTGLGVETYSPDAPLGQAIIGAKKGDEVSYYAPNGKEISVKIINAVPFKG; this is translated from the coding sequence ATGGCAGACAAGACGTGGCTCACTCAAGATGCGTACGAGCATTTGAAAGAGGAACTGGAATACCGCTCCACGACCTTGCGTAACGAGATTACGAAGAAAATTGATAACGCCCGGCAAGAGGGTGATCTGAAGGAAAATGGTGGTTACCACGCGGCTCGGGATGAACAGTCCATGAACGAGACCCGCATCCAGCAGCTGGACACGCTCTTGCGGGAAGCAGAAGTTGGGGAAACTCCTGCGGATGATGGCGTCGTAGAACCCGGCATGATGGTCACCGCAGAAATAGCTGGGCAAAAGAACGAGTTCCTACTGGCCACCCGCATGGCCGGCACCGGCCTGGGCGTGGAAACGTACTCCCCTGACGCACCTCTTGGGCAAGCCATAATTGGCGCCAAGAAGGGAGACGAAGTTAGCTACTACGCCCCGAACGGTAAAGAAATCTCAGTGAAGATCATCAACGCCGTCCCGTTCAAAGGCTAA
- a CDS encoding FKBP-type peptidyl-prolyl cis-trans isomerase translates to MSEIVNVSDNFMRKPTVEFLVDEAPDVLVVDVIREGAGPEVTAGSQISAHYLGQVFGGEVFDNSYDRGQTLDFTVGVGMVIPGWDQGLLGVREGSRVVLSIPSEMGYGDAGVPQAGIKGGDTLLFVTDVVKVNQR, encoded by the coding sequence ATGAGTGAAATTGTGAATGTATCTGACAACTTCATGCGCAAACCAACTGTTGAGTTCTTAGTGGACGAGGCTCCGGACGTGCTGGTTGTGGATGTGATCCGCGAGGGTGCGGGCCCAGAGGTCACCGCGGGCTCGCAGATTTCCGCGCACTACCTGGGCCAGGTTTTTGGCGGTGAGGTGTTTGATAACTCGTACGATCGCGGGCAAACCCTAGATTTCACCGTCGGTGTCGGAATGGTGATCCCCGGTTGGGATCAGGGCCTGTTGGGAGTGCGGGAAGGCTCCCGAGTTGTCCTCTCGATCCCATCGGAGATGGGCTACGGTGACGCCGGGGTACCTCAGGCTGGTATTAAAGGAGGGGACACGCTCCTGTTCGTAACGGACGTGGTGAAAGTAAACCAGCGGTAG
- the xseA gene encoding exodeoxyribonuclease VII large subunit, which produces MKPLAKMARDTTRDNPWPLHLLSENIKAYVERMSELWVEGQVVQFNERPPTKMSFLTIRDVDADVSMDMTAFGTVIAQTQGNLTAGSRIVARVKPVFWTRSGRLNLQAKEIHPVGVGNLLAQIEQLRKKLDAEGLFAASRKKPLPFLPRTVGLICGRNAKAKDDVIVNARLRWPATKFEIREVLVQGPQSAAQVSRAITELDGLEHVDVIIVARGGGSVEDLLPFSEEVVVRAAADAHTPIVSAIGHEGDAPLLDLAADLRASTPTDAAKKTVPDLEAEGDGLAQARARLRQAVLGRIGVERNHLDLLTSRPVFTSPTASLQGHRATLEQALTGLRNTAGQRLSAARTQLASALASLRAMSPQATLERGYSILKAPGKGVLTDAAQVKKGEILQATLARGSMIVTVFGTNPGAESDPGPQALATNKNTDTKEDIHD; this is translated from the coding sequence ATGAAACCGTTGGCGAAAATGGCGCGCGACACGACGCGGGATAATCCGTGGCCCCTGCATTTGCTGAGCGAGAATATTAAAGCGTATGTGGAGCGCATGTCGGAACTGTGGGTCGAGGGGCAAGTGGTGCAGTTCAACGAACGTCCGCCCACAAAAATGTCGTTTCTAACTATCCGCGACGTGGACGCCGACGTGTCTATGGACATGACCGCATTTGGCACGGTGATCGCGCAAACCCAAGGCAACTTGACCGCGGGGTCGCGGATTGTGGCGCGCGTAAAACCAGTGTTCTGGACCCGCTCTGGGCGGCTCAACCTGCAGGCAAAAGAGATTCACCCGGTGGGCGTTGGCAACCTACTGGCGCAAATCGAACAGTTACGCAAAAAACTCGACGCAGAAGGATTATTCGCAGCCTCCCGCAAGAAACCACTTCCGTTTCTACCACGCACCGTGGGCCTCATTTGCGGGCGGAACGCGAAAGCGAAAGACGACGTGATTGTTAACGCGCGACTGCGTTGGCCCGCAACCAAGTTTGAGATTCGTGAAGTTCTGGTGCAGGGCCCGCAATCTGCTGCGCAGGTGAGCCGTGCGATCACGGAACTAGACGGGCTGGAACACGTGGATGTGATTATTGTGGCGCGCGGCGGCGGCTCCGTGGAAGACCTACTGCCGTTTTCGGAGGAGGTTGTGGTGCGGGCCGCGGCGGACGCGCACACCCCGATCGTGTCCGCGATCGGCCACGAAGGTGACGCACCACTACTGGACCTGGCGGCGGACCTGCGCGCGTCCACCCCAACGGATGCGGCGAAAAAAACGGTACCTGACCTGGAGGCGGAAGGTGACGGGCTGGCGCAGGCACGCGCGCGACTGCGTCAAGCAGTACTGGGACGCATCGGGGTGGAACGCAACCACCTCGACCTGCTGACCTCCCGTCCAGTTTTCACTTCCCCAACCGCCTCCCTGCAAGGCCACCGCGCCACCCTTGAGCAAGCGCTAACTGGCCTGCGCAACACCGCGGGCCAACGCCTGTCTGCCGCCCGCACCCAGTTAGCTTCCGCCCTGGCATCACTGCGAGCCATGAGCCCTCAAGCGACTTTGGAACGCGGATACTCAATTTTGAAAGCCCCCGGAAAGGGTGTGCTCACGGACGCGGCGCAAGTGAAAAAGGGGGAGATTCTGCAAGCGACACTGGCTCGCGGATCAATGATCGTCACAGTGTTCGGCACCAACCCCGGCGCAGAATCTGACCCGGGCCCGCAGGCTTTAGCGACAAATAAAAATACGGATACGAAAGAGGACATTCATGACTGA